One Parashewanella spongiae genomic window, GGACTGGATAACACAGCAATTAAGTGATGAAGGTCTGAAGCTAAATCAAAGTAAAACCCACTGTGTGGATATGGGAAAGCTGATGAATGAGTTTGATTTCCTCGGTTTTAACTTTCAACGGATCACAGGCCTCATCAAAGGCACCAGTTACATTAAGATACAGGCGTCTAAGAAGAGCCAAACAAAGCTGAAAAATAAACTCAGAGACATAGTGAAGCATCGAACCTCAAATACACTTGGCGTACTGATAAATAAGGTTAATCAAGTTCTGAGGGGATGGAAACACTATTTTGGTGGGATAGGTTATCCCAGAGGTGTATTTTTCAGAATAAATGGATTTGTAGTAAACCGGTTCTATCGCTGGCATCGTCGCTTAAGTCAACGTCGAAGCAAGTATCTATCACGAGGTGCTTACGAAAAATTACGCCAAGCTGGTCTTGAGTATTTACCCACGACAAGATGATAAGCAAAGTGAAGGGGCTGAGAGAAGTGTAACAACAGAGCCGTGTGAGGGAAAACCTCATGCACGGAATCGAAGAGGGGCTGCTGGATAAGCGATAGCGAAGCCAGTAGCCTACTCTACTTTAAGGTGTTTTCACTTTCTTAGTGACCACTCCGTGTTAAAATTGCATTTTGAAGTGGATTTTTCTAACGTTTATAGAGTAGCTCATTATTACGATGAAAATATTGATAACAGGTGGTTCAGGCTTTATTGGTTCAGCGTTGATTCGGTATTTTATCGATAATACTCAGCATCACATCATTAATGTCGATAAAATCACTTATGCGAGCCAAATCGATGGGCTCTGTGAGTATCAAGCTCATGAACATTATACATTTTACCAATTTGATATTTGTAATGCTGAGGTCTTATCTCAAGTTTTAACACAGCATACGCCCGATGTGATTTTTCATCTTGCGGCCGAAAGCCACGTTGACCGCTCCATTTCTGGGGCCATGCCGTTTATTGATACCAATATTGTTGGGACGTTTACTTTATTAGAATCTGCAAAGGCATATTGGTCGGCTTTACCTGAATCAAAACAAGCGGATTTTCGTTTTATCCATGTTTCTACCGATGAAGTTTACGGTGATTTGCCTTTTGACAATGAGGAAAATAAACCTTCAAAATTTACCGAATCAAGTCCTTACTTACCGAATAGTCCCTATTCAGCTTCGAAAGCGGCCAGTGATCATTTGGTTCGTGCATGGCACCGCACTTATGGGTTTCCTGCGATGATTACCCATTGCTCCAATAACTATGGTTCGCATCAGCACAATGAAAAGCTGATCCCAAGAGTGATTGCTTGTGCCTTAGCAGGAAAACTTTTACCAGTATATGGTGAGGGTAAACAAGTACGTGATTGGTTGCATGTGGATGATCATATTTCTGCGTTAATTGCTGTGATGGAAAAGGGGCTATTAGGCGAAGTTTACAACATTGGTGGTGACTGTGAGATGAGTAATCTCTCACTGGTTAAGCAGCTTTGTCGTACTCTTAACGAGTTAACTCAATCCCAAACTGATTATCAAGAAAAGATTGAATTTGTGGCAGATAGGCTTGGTCATGATCGTCGGTACGCGATTGAAAATCATAAAATCTGTTCAGAACTCGGTTGGTCACCTAAGACGGATTTTACTTCTGGACTATATAATACGGTAAAATGGTATCTCGATAATCCACAGTGGCTTAAAATTGACGGCGATGAAATAATGAAACCACTTTTTTCAGGCTCCAGCCTTAAAAAGTCATGAAAGGCATTGTTCTAGCTGGGGGGGCAGGTACTCGCTTATACCCTTTAACAAAAGCCACTTCAAAGCAATTGCTGCCAGTTTACGATAAGCCGATGATATTTTATCCGTTGTCAGTATTGATGCTGGCTAAAATACGCGACATTTTGATCATTACCACAGAGCAAGATCAATCTGCTTTTCAGCGACTGCTTGGTGATGGCTCAGAATATGGGATTAATCTAAATTACCAAGTTCAAAAAAGGCCAAATGGCATTGCTGAAGCACTCATTTTAGCGGAAGAATTTATCGGTGATGAACGTGTTAGTTTGATCTTGGGTGACAATATTTTTTATGGTCAGGGGTTTGTTCATCAATTGCATGCAGCAATGGCGAGACCATCAGGCGCGTCGATTTTTTGCTATCAAGTAACACACCCTGAGCGATTTGGCGTCGTAGAATTTCATGATCAAACGCCTATCCGAATTGTTGAAAAGCCAACGTCTTACATTTCTAAGTGGGCCGTAACAGGGTTGTACGTCTATGATAATCATGCGGTTCAAACAGCTAAAGAGTTAACGCCTTCGGCTAGGGGGAACTTGAAATTACTGATATTAACCAAGCGTATTTAGAGCAGGGGCTATTACATGTTGAAAAACTTGGGCGTGGGATGGGGTGGCTAGATACCGGCACCTTTGAAAGTTTACATCGTGCCAGTGCTTTTGTTGAAACTTTGGAGCAAGTTCAAGGGCTAAAAATCGCTTGCTTAGAGGAGATTGCGTGGCGCAATCATTGGCTGACTGATAAAGATATTCAACAAATTGCTCAAAATCACATGAATAATGACTATGGTCAATATTTGAATGCGCTGATTGAAAACTAAAACACCAGCACTTAGGAAAGTTGCGGAAGAAAGTATACCGATGAGCTCTCGTCACTCCAGCGCAGGCTGGAAACGAAGTAACGACAGTTTTGTATGTCGGTTGGGTCTGTTGATCTTTCAGGATTAAATTTTGTGCTATTTGAGCATTTATCTGTTCAACCTAAAAACATCAGTTGAACGCTGAGTACACGAGCAACTGTTTGAGCAATACGATGATTTTATCATCATGGCTTTCACCCAATGACTGAAGTGCTCTACGCTCACAAGCTTGTTAAAATGACTGCTATCTGCGTTGTAACTTTTGCAAGTAGAATAACTACTTGCTGCAAGCTACGCCTTACTATCAGCCATTTTTTCTACGCTTGTGAACGCAGTCAACTGATGTTTCTAGGGAGCGCCACGAAGCGCTTTATTCTGTTGCGGGATTTGTCTCAACGTATACGCAGCCAAGCGATTACATGGCCATAAACCAGAGACAGCAACGTTATTATTTATAATAAGTCCATCAGGTTGAAACGTACCTGACGGGATAATTACCAGTTCATCCCGAAATCTGACGGGCATGCATAATGGGTAACCGCTATGACATGAAGCCCTGTGACAAAGGCCTTGAATAAAGGTTGAGATGCAATGTAGGCCGCAGCATCAAGCGAATTCAGTTAAGCGTCGTAAATCAAAAAATGAAGATGGGGAGTCTTTCCTAGTTGACGAACCCTGACACAAACAGAGAAGCAACTGGTAAATGCATCTGTTTGATCTTCCGGCGTAATATGAAGTGGCATGTATTGAAGGAAATAAAGTGAACGTGGGAGAGCCTGAGTGTTGGAAGGTAGTGACTTGCACTATCCGAATATAAGGTAAACCGAAATTTCAGATAGGGCGCTCAGGCAGTCGGATGAGCCCATAGTACCGTTAACCGTGAAGACAACATAACTTCACATCAGGGAAGGGGCTCAGTGTTACACCCGTTTTTAACGTAACTTTTGAGGTGAAATTGCCATATGGCTAATACTCCAGTAAATATCAGAATATTACAGCGAAAACTTTACTTACGCTCAAAGCTTAACTCGGAGCTACGATTTTACAGCTTGTACGATAAACTCAGTCGCCTAGATATACTCGAAGAAGCCTATCGACGATGCAAAACCAATAAAGGCGGAGCAGGAATTGATGGCATCACATTCATTTATCTAGAGCAGCAAAAGAAAGTCGTTGCGCTGTTAAAAGAAATTCAAACTCAATTACAACAGAAAAACTATCGACCTAGCCCAGTCAAACGAGTAGAAATACTCAAAGACAACGGCAAAACGCGGAAACTTGGGATCCCGATAATCAGTGACAGAATTGTGCAAATGGCGATGACAATAGTGATGCAACCCGTCTACGAACCTCATTTACATGAACACAGTTATGGCTACCGACCATGTCGAAGCGCCCAGCAAGCGGTAAAAGTCATTGAAATGAGCCTAAAACAAGGCTACCAGCACGTACTCGATGCTGACTTGAGTGCCTATTTCGATACCATCCCGCACGCTAAGTTGATGACAAAAATAGAAAGGCGAATAAGCGACAGCAGCTTTCTGAGTTTACTGAAAAGCTTTATCAAAGCGCCCATCAGCATAGAGACGGTCAACGGGAAATGGCGAATAGAAGCAAGCCGATGTGGCACTCCGCAAGGCGGAGTTATCTCTCCACTACTGGCTAACATCTATCTCAACGATTTCTGTTTGAAAATACACGAAAAAACACCGTGTAAAATCGTTACCTATGCAGATGATTTTGTTGTACTTCATAAGCAAACCTACACACAAGAGCAACTGGACTGGATAGCACAGCAATTAAGTGATGAAGGTCTGAAGCTAAATCAAAGTAAAACCCACTGTGTGGATATGGGAAAGCTGATGAATGAGTTTGATTTCCTCGGTTTTAACTTTCAACGGATCACAGGACTCATCAAAGGCACCAGTTACATTAAGATACAGGCGTCTAAGAAGAGCCAAACAAAGCTGAAAAATAAACTCAGAGACATAGTGAAGCATCGAACCTCAAATACACTTGGCGTACAGATAAATAAAGTTAATCAAGTTCTGAGGGGATGGAAACACTATTTTGCTGGGATAGGATATCCCAGAGGAGTATTTTTCAGAATAAATGGAGTTGTAGTAAACCGATTCTATCGATGGTATCGTCGCTTAAGTCAACGTCGCAGCAAGTATCTATCACGAGGTGCTTACGAAAAATTACGCCAAGCTGGTCTTGAGTATTTACCCACGACAAGATGATAAGCAAAGTGAAGGAGCTGAGAGAAGTGTAACAACAGAGCCGTGTGAGGGAAAACCTCATGCACGGAATCGAAGAGGGGCTGCTGGATAAGCGATAGCGAAGCCAGTAGCCTACTCTACTTCAAGGTGTGAGCAGTGATGCTTAGCCATCTAAGTGAACTGGTCACAACACAGAACAGTGAATGCTCAAAAGCATCGAAAAAAGAGAGAGCGTAAATTGGTCGCTCTTTCTAAATCAAAGGTGCTGCGTTATCGTTTTCTTATTTGGAAACGAAGTAACGACAGTTTTGTATGTCGATAATAACCAAACCTCACAAACTCTGCCTTGCATAAAATAACCAATTTATCGCTGCAAAAACAATCACGAAAGATCAACTGACCCTAGTCTAGTGCCTTTGCTTTTTTCTATAAAAGCCACTGGATACCAACCTTCGCTGGTAAGACAAAGATTGGTACTTTCTAAATAGCTAGGTCCCTTAGGCTGGTGTTTATTGAGGAGCTGATGGGGTTGTTTAGCTCTTGAACTTGCTCCAAATGGGCGCATGATCGGAGGGCTTTTCAATCCCTCTTAAGTCATAATCAACATCAGATTCAACAAGTCGCTCAACAAGTGATTTAGTGGCCAATACCACATCGATTCGCAGTCCACGGTTATCGACAAAGCCTTTACTGCGATAATCAAACCACGAGTAACGTGCCTCTCGAGTGGGGTGTAATTGTCTGAACGTGTCGACCAATCCCCAATTCATCAATGTTGCTAACCATTCTCTTTCTTCAGGCTGGAAACTGCATTTTCCGGTCTTCAACCAACGCTTGGCGTTCACGTCGCCAATACCAATATCTAAATCAATCGGCGAGATATTGATGTCACCGATAATCGCGATATCTTCATCAGCACTGTGATGTTGATTTAAATGAATCATTAAATCTTGATAAAATTTACGCTTCGCAGGGTATTTTGTTTCATGGGCAATATTTTCACCTTGCGGGAAGTAGCCATTAAATATCGTCAACAATCGACCATTTTCTTGTTTAAACGAGCCAATGATCATTCGGCGCTGGGCTTCTTCATCGTCCGTAGGAAACCCTTTAATCACTGATTCAGGCTCAACTTTGGATAACATTGCCACACCATAATGTGCTTTGCCACCATGATAATGTACCTTGTAGCCCATGGCTTCAACGGCTTCTAACGGGAATGCTTCATCATGCACTTTGGTTTCTTGTAGACCAATCACATCGGGTTGATGAGTGTCGATGAGGGCTTGAAGTTGGTGCAGCCTAGCTCTGAGGCCATTGATATTAAAAGATACAATTTTCATTAAGGCAATACTCGTTTAAAAGGTTTTACGATAACGTGTTCGTACACGCCTGCGGCAACATAAGGATCGTTATCCGCCCATTGCTGCGCGGCTTCAAGGCAATCAAACTCAGCAATCACTAATGAACCCGTGAATCCGGCTTCACCCGGCTCATTGTTATCAATAGCTGGGTGAGGTCCTGCGACCATTAAGCGGCCTTCTGAAGAAAGTTGAGTCAATCGCTCAATGTGTGCGGGGCGAGCTGATTTTCGCTTATCTAGGCTATTTTCAACATCTTGAGATGAAATCATATACCACATGGTTAATCGTCCTTTTTTTGTTCTTCGGGTAGATAACGAAATAAATATACTATGGTCAGTACAGTATTAATCAATGACAAAGCCGTGAGACCAAATACTTTAAAATTGACCCAGGTTTCTAAAGGCAGATTAAACGCGACATAAATATTACCTATCGCACATGCTAGGAAAAATGCAGCCCAATACCAAGTTACCCGTTTCCATACCAAATCAGGTACAACCATTTCTTTACCAAGCATGGATTTAATCACGGATCGATTCATTAATTGACTGCCCGCTAAAATGCCTGCAAACAGTATGTAAATGAAGGTGACTTTCCATTTAATAAAATTTTCGTCATGTAAGAGAATCGTTAAAGTGCCAAATACCGTAACCATGGCAAAAGTAACCAAAAGCATTTTTTCTACTTTACGATAAAGGTAGTAAGTGATGATTAATTGTATGCTGGTCGCGACAATCAATGCGCCACTCGCGATATAAATATCGGCAAATTTATAAACCGCAAAGAAAATGATCAGGGGTAAAAAATCGAGTAACTGTTTCATTCTGATAGATACTTATTGAAAATGGGCTAATTTATTGAGGAAATCAGTGTATCACGCTCCGTTCTTGTAACCCAAACTCAATGAAACCCACGCGAATTACTGAAAATGATGAATTAACATGGTACTGGCTTACGGTTTGGATTAGCATGGTCCATTCAAAAAACGTGTCGTACTTATTTAATATCGTGAAATTAACGCCCATATGAAAGTAAACTTGGTTAAAAACAAACTCGCGGAGATTGAGCTTAGCTTACAGCAACTGCAGCTTTGGTCAGACACTCTACCCTCAGCACAAGCGTTAGCCAGTACTACGCCTTTTGCCTGTGATGTCATGACATTAGAGCAATGGCTGCAGTTTATCTTTTTACCTAAAATGCATTTGCTGATTGAACACCACCAACCTTTGCCAACTAATGTAGCGATTGCCCCTATGGCTGAACATATATGGGCAAATACTGATGTTCATTCTCCTTTGATTAATCTTATAACCGAAATGGACGACTTGTTAAATGACACCTGAATCGTTCGACCACCTCGATACCCAAGAAGCCGCTTTGCCGCAAGATGAGGGCAACCGAGATGAGATCTCACCTGAACTTCATATACTTTATGAAGATGAGTTTATTGTGGCCATTCACAAACCTGCGGGCTTGTTAGTACACCGCAGTTACTTGGCTCGCCGAGAGCGTTTTTTTGCGATGCAGCTCACCCGTGACTTAGTGGGGTGCCACGTATTTCCTGTACACCGTTTAGACCGTCCAACTTCTGGAGTCTTACTGTTCGCGAAAAACAGCGAAGTAGCGAACAACCTTTGCAAACAATTTGAAGAGCACAGTATTGAAAAGCAGTATTTAGCCCTTGTGCGAGGTCATGTGACTGAGGGAGGGAAACTGGATTATGCCTTGCGAGAAGAGCTGGATGATGTTGCAGATAAATTCTCTAAAAAAGACAAAGACGCTCAAGCGGCTATCACCTTGTATCAACCACTCTTAAATACGGAAGTCCCTTACCAATCAGGGCGCTATCCAACCAGCCGTTTTGCTTTAGTACAAATGCAGCCGTTAAGTGGTCGTAAACATCAGCTACGCAGACACATGGCGCATTTGCGACACCCTATCATTGGCGATACAACCCATGGTGACGGTAAACAGAATAGATTTTTCCGCGATTTCCAAGGTCTTAACCGACTTTGGCTTATTGCTAAAAAGTTGGTCATTACTCATCCGATATCGGGAGAAAGAATAAGTATTGAAACAGAGCTAGAAGATCACTGGTTGAATATGTTTGAAATGCTCGGTTGGGACGAATCAGCATTAAGTACGGGTGATACACAAAAATCATTACTTGCTAATAGAGTAGAGTGATCTTAGTTTGGCATAATGTAATATAGTTATACAGTTATACAGTTATACTGAT contains:
- the rfbB gene encoding dTDP-glucose 4,6-dehydratase, which gives rise to MKILITGGSGFIGSALIRYFIDNTQHHIINVDKITYASQIDGLCEYQAHEHYTFYQFDICNAEVLSQVLTQHTPDVIFHLAAESHVDRSISGAMPFIDTNIVGTFTLLESAKAYWSALPESKQADFRFIHVSTDEVYGDLPFDNEENKPSKFTESSPYLPNSPYSASKAASDHLVRAWHRTYGFPAMITHCSNNYGSHQHNEKLIPRVIACALAGKLLPVYGEGKQVRDWLHVDDHISALIAVMEKGLLGEVYNIGGDCEMSNLSLVKQLCRTLNELTQSQTDYQEKIEFVADRLGHDRRYAIENHKICSELGWSPKTDFTSGLYNTVKWYLDNPQWLKIDGDEIMKPLFSGSSLKKS
- the ltrA gene encoding group II intron reverse transcriptase/maturase, which translates into the protein MANTPVNIRILQRKLYLRSKLNSELRFYSLYDKLSRLDILEEAYRRCKTNKGGAGIDGITFIYLEQQKKVVALLKEIQTQLQQKNYRPSPVKRVEILKDNGKTRKLGIPIISDRIVQMAMTIVMQPVYEPHLHEHSYGYRPCRSAQQAVKVIEMSLKQGYQHVLDADLSAYFDTIPHAKLMTKIERRISDSSFLSLLKSFIKAPISIETVNGKWRIEASRCGTPQGGVISPLLANIYLNDFCLKIHEKTPCKIVTYADDFVVLHKQTYTQEQLDWIAQQLSDEGLKLNQSKTHCVDMGKLMNEFDFLGFNFQRITGLIKGTSYIKIQASKKSQTKLKNKLRDIVKHRTSNTLGVQINKVNQVLRGWKHYFAGIGYPRGVFFRINGVVVNRFYRWYRRLSQRRSKYLSRGAYEKLRQAGLEYLPTTR
- the xthA gene encoding exodeoxyribonuclease III — protein: MKIVSFNINGLRARLHQLQALIDTHQPDVIGLQETKVHDEAFPLEAVEAMGYKVHYHGGKAHYGVAMLSKVEPESVIKGFPTDDEEAQRRMIIGSFKQENGRLLTIFNGYFPQGENIAHETKYPAKRKFYQDLMIHLNQHHSADEDIAIIGDINISPIDLDIGIGDVNAKRWLKTGKCSFQPEEREWLATLMNWGLVDTFRQLHPTREARYSWFDYRSKGFVDNRGLRIDVVLATKSLVERLVESDVDYDLRGIEKPSDHAPIWSKFKS
- a CDS encoding YciI family protein; translation: MWYMISSQDVENSLDKRKSARPAHIERLTQLSSEGRLMVAGPHPAIDNNEPGEAGFTGSLVIAEFDCLEAAQQWADNDPYVAAGVYEHVIVKPFKRVLP
- a CDS encoding septation protein A; this translates as MKQLLDFLPLIIFFAVYKFADIYIASGALIVATSIQLIITYYLYRKVEKMLLVTFAMVTVFGTLTILLHDENFIKWKVTFIYILFAGILAGSQLMNRSVIKSMLGKEMVVPDLVWKRVTWYWAAFFLACAIGNIYVAFNLPLETWVNFKVFGLTALSLINTVLTIVYLFRYLPEEQKKDD
- a CDS encoding YqcC family protein — its product is MKVNLVKNKLAEIELSLQQLQLWSDTLPSAQALASTTPFACDVMTLEQWLQFIFLPKMHLLIEHHQPLPTNVAIAPMAEHIWANTDVHSPLINLITEMDDLLNDT
- the truC gene encoding tRNA pseudouridine(65) synthase TruC, which produces MTPESFDHLDTQEAALPQDEGNRDEISPELHILYEDEFIVAIHKPAGLLVHRSYLARRERFFAMQLTRDLVGCHVFPVHRLDRPTSGVLLFAKNSEVANNLCKQFEEHSIEKQYLALVRGHVTEGGKLDYALREELDDVADKFSKKDKDAQAAITLYQPLLNTEVPYQSGRYPTSRFALVQMQPLSGRKHQLRRHMAHLRHPIIGDTTHGDGKQNRFFRDFQGLNRLWLIAKKLVITHPISGERISIETELEDHWLNMFEMLGWDESALSTGDTQKSLLANRVE